The Microlunatus antarcticus DNA segment AAGCGCTCGCAGAGGATCGCCGTCGCGTCGGCCATCGTGACGGGGTCGACGCCGTAGAGCTGCACGCTCCGGGTCGTCTCCCCGGGGTCGAACTGCAGCATCTCCATCGTCTTGCGGTCCCCGGCCACGATCCCGCGGCTGGTGATCATCTCGCAGACGAACAACCCGTCCGTCCCGCCGCCGGCCTCGTGCTGCTCGCGGCAGAGCTGCCGGTAGGCCGCGTTCGTCACCCCCGCCATGGGGGCGAGCTCGACGACCGGGGCCGCCGCAGCCCAGGGGCCGGTTCTCGTCGAGAGCCCGGTCATCAGCAGCCCGGGAGCCGCGCGCCGAGGTACGCGACGACCTGGTCGAGCGCGACACGCTCCTGGGTCATCTCGTCACGGGAGCGGATCGTGACCGCGTCGTCCTCGAGGGTGTCGAAGTCGACCGTGACGCAGAAGGGGGTCCCGATCTCGTCCTGACGGCGGTAGCGGCGCCCGATGGCCTGGGCGTCGTCGAAGTCGACGTTCCAGCTCTTGCGCAGCTCGGCCGCGAGGTCGCGCGCCTTGGGCGACAGGGCCTCGTTGCGCGACAGCGGCAGCACGGCGGCCTTGACCGGCGCGAGGCGCGGGTCGAGCTTGAGCACGGTGCGCTTGTCGACGCCGCCCTTGGTGTTCGGCGCCTCGTCCTCGGTGTACGCGTCGATGAGGAACGCCATCAGCGAGCGGGTCAGCCCCGCCGCCGGCTCGATCACGTACGGGACGAAGCGGTCGCCGCTCGCCTGGTCGAAGTAGGACAGGTCGTTGCCGGAGTGCTCCGAGTGGGTCTTGAGGTCGAAGTCGGTCCGGTTGGCGACGCCCTCCAGCTCGCCCCACTCGCTGCCGGCGAAGCCGAAGCGGTACTCGATGTCGACCGTGCGCTTGGAGTAGTGCGACAGCTTCTCCGCCGGGTGCTCGAAGTGGCGCAGGTTGGCCGCGTCGACGCCGAGGTCGGTGTACCAGCGGGTGCGCTCGTCGATCCAGTACTGGTGCCACTCCTCGTCGGTGCCGGGCACGACGAAGAACTCCATCTCCATCTGCTCGAACTCGCGGGTGCGGAAGATGAAGTTGCCGGGCGTGATCTCGTTGCGGAAGCTCTTGCCGACCTGGCCGATGCCGAACGGCGGCTTCTTGCGCGTGGTCTGCACGACGTTGGCGAAGTTGACGAAGATGCCCTGCGCGGTCTCCGGGCGCAGGTAGTGCAGCCCGGACTCGTCCTCGACCGGGCCGAGGTAGGTCTTGAGCATCATGTTGAAGTCGCGCGGCGCGGTCCACTGCCCGCGCGTGCCGCAGTTGGGGCACGGCACCGAGGTCAGCTCGACGGTGTCGGGGTCGTCGACCTTGTGCTTCTCCGCGTAGCCCTCCTGCAGGTGGTCCGCGCGGAACCGCTTGTGGCAGTGGAGGCACTCGACCAGCGGGTCGGTGAACACGCCGACGTGGCCCGAGGCGACCCAGACCTGGCGCGGCAGGATCACCGAGGAGTCGAGGCCGACGACGTCGTCGCGGCTCTGCACGACGCTGCGCCACCACTGGCGCTTGATGTTCTCCTTGAGCTCGGTGCCCAGCGGGCCGTAGTCCCAGGCCGACCGCGTCCCGCCGTAGATCTCGCCCGAGGGGAAGACGAAGCCCCGGCGCTTGCACAGGCTGATGACGTTGTCGAGGGTCGTGGGGGCCACGAGGAGAGCTCCA contains these protein-coding regions:
- a CDS encoding glycine--tRNA ligase, which encodes MAPTTLDNVISLCKRRGFVFPSGEIYGGTRSAWDYGPLGTELKENIKRQWWRSVVQSRDDVVGLDSSVILPRQVWVASGHVGVFTDPLVECLHCHKRFRADHLQEGYAEKHKVDDPDTVELTSVPCPNCGTRGQWTAPRDFNMMLKTYLGPVEDESGLHYLRPETAQGIFVNFANVVQTTRKKPPFGIGQVGKSFRNEITPGNFIFRTREFEQMEMEFFVVPGTDEEWHQYWIDERTRWYTDLGVDAANLRHFEHPAEKLSHYSKRTVDIEYRFGFAGSEWGELEGVANRTDFDLKTHSEHSGNDLSYFDQASGDRFVPYVIEPAAGLTRSLMAFLIDAYTEDEAPNTKGGVDKRTVLKLDPRLAPVKAAVLPLSRNEALSPKARDLAAELRKSWNVDFDDAQAIGRRYRRQDEIGTPFCVTVDFDTLEDDAVTIRSRDEMTQERVALDQVVAYLGARLPGC